One genomic window of Nitrospirae bacterium CG2_30_53_67 includes the following:
- a CDS encoding FMN-dependent NADH-azoreductase, with protein MSKLLYIQASPRHVRSYSIAVADAFVDAYSKRHPKDEILTLDLFKKDLPAFDGLAVTAKYTILHGEKHSREELAVWKGVEAVIEEFKAADKYVFAVPMWNFGIPYRLKQYIDIIVQPGYTFSFSPEEGYKGLVTGKPVFAAYSRGGEYPAGTEYASYDLQKPYLETVLGFMGFTDIRSIVIEPTLAGGPETAAGKRKEAVAQAVKMAGEF; from the coding sequence CCCAGGCACGTCCGCTCCTATTCCATCGCTGTGGCCGATGCGTTCGTGGATGCCTACAGCAAGAGACATCCCAAGGATGAGATCCTGACTCTTGATCTCTTTAAGAAAGATCTTCCGGCCTTTGACGGCCTGGCCGTTACTGCAAAGTACACGATCCTCCACGGGGAGAAGCACTCCAGGGAAGAGCTTGCCGTGTGGAAGGGCGTGGAGGCGGTCATTGAGGAATTCAAGGCCGCGGACAAGTATGTGTTTGCCGTTCCCATGTGGAACTTCGGCATCCCTTACCGGCTCAAGCAGTATATCGACATCATCGTCCAGCCGGGTTACACCTTCTCCTTTTCCCCGGAAGAGGGTTATAAGGGGCTGGTTACGGGAAAGCCCGTGTTTGCGGCCTATTCCAGAGGCGGTGAGTATCCTGCCGGTACCGAATATGCATCCTACGACCTGCAGAAACCATACCTCGAAACCGTTCTCGGTTTCATGGGATTCACTGACATCCGGTCTATTGTAATCGAGCCCACCCTCGCGGGCGGCCCTGAGACTGCGGCCGGAAAGAGAAAAGAGGCCGTGGCTCAGGCCGTAAAAATGGCCGGGGAGTTCTAA